One window of the Pyrus communis chromosome 17, drPyrComm1.1, whole genome shotgun sequence genome contains the following:
- the LOC137721909 gene encoding phosphoglucan, water dikinase, chloroplastic, with translation MDCVHALHTSSSAPQLHRRKQLRCLHPRHQFLGSLAVVPFFAHKRGFRPLHHKFNTCQIICGVSSAQSIDEEKDNMMKSESGKVRLNIRLDHQVEFGESVAILGSVKELGSWKKKVPMNWTESGWVCTLEFKGGESVEYKFLTVRADKSMLWEGGHNRVLKLPKGGSFNMVCHWNATTEAVGLPSSEEGEDVGQNGSTVADTVGAEEVESSPFVGQWKGNAISFMRSNEHGNREGGKWDTSGLEGLALKLVEGDRNARNWWRKLEVVRDLLVGSLQSEDRLDALINSAIYLKWINTGQIPCFEGGGHYRPNRHAEISRVIFRELERISCKKDTSPQEVLVIRKIHPCLPSFKAEFTASVPLTRIRDIAHRNDIPHDLKQEIKHTIQNKLHRNAGPEDLVATEAMLARITKNPGEYNGAFVEQFKIFHHELKDFFNAGSLAEQLESLKDSFDDKGHSALALFLECKKSLDTLEVSNKGLGNIGTDLLFKTMQSLSALREIIAKGLESGLRNDAPDNAVAMRQKWRLCEIGLEDYSFILLSRFLNELDALGGAHWLAENVKSKDISSWNGPLDALIVGIHQLSLSGWKPEECAAIENELVAWKARGLSEKEGSEDGKTVWALRLKATLDRARRLTEEYSEALLQIFPQNVQILGKAFGIPENSVRTYAEAEIRAGVIFQVSKLCTLLLKAARSTIGSQGWDVIVPGAAVGTLLLVERIVPGSIPSTVEGPIVLMVNRADGDEEVTAAGSNIVGVVLLQELPHLSHLGVRARQEKVVLVTCEDDDKVADIQKHKGKCVRLEASSSGVDIYPSSENSNGHLSVENLSGDGAPRVEAHGSDGPSWSATKANSNQGVSAGGVLLLADADAEISGAKAAACGRLASLAAESEKVYNDEGVPASFKVPLGAVIPFGSMELALEQSKSTELFRSLLDKVETQKLEGGELEQLCSQLQELISSLQPSKDIIDSIGKIFPGNARLIVRSSANVEDLAGMSAAGLYDSIPNVSVSNPTVFANAISRVWASLYTRRAVLSRRAAGVPQKEATMAILVQEMLSPDLSFVLHTVSPTDHDHNSVEAEIASGLGETLASGTRGTPWRLSSGKFDGSVRTLAFANFSEELVGAVLADGEVIHLTVDYSKKPLTVDPIFRQQLGQRLSTVGFFLERKFGSPQDIEGCLVGKDIYIVQTRPQPL, from the exons ATGGATTGCGTGCATGCGCTGCACACCTCTTCTTCCGCGCCACAACTCCACCGTCGCAAGCAACTCCGATGCCTCCACCCTCGGCATCAATTCCTGGGAAGCCTTGCCGTCGTTCCCTTCTTCGCCCATAAGAGGGGTTTTCGTCCCCTCCACCACAAATTCAACACTTGTCAGATCATTTGTGGTGTTTCCTCCGCTCAATCCAT TGACGAGGAGAAAGACAACATGATGAAGTCCGAGTCTGGGAAAGTTCGGCTTAATATTCGATTGGATCACCAAGTTGAATTTGGTGAGAGTGTTGCAATATTGGGTTCGGTGAAGGAATTGGGATCATGGAAGAAGAAGGTGCCTATGAATTGGACGGAGAGCGGATGGGTATGTACACTGGAGTTCAAAGGGGGTGAGTCTGTTGAGTATAAGTTTTTGACTGTAAGGGCCGACAAGAGTATGCTTTGGGAAGGTGGTCACAATCGGGTCTTGAAACTTCCCAAAGGAGGAAGTTTTAATATGGTTTGTCATTGGAATGCAACTACGGAGGCTGTGGGTTTACCCTCTTCGGAGGAAGGGGAGGATGTGGGTCAGAACGGTTCTACAGTGGCTGATACTGTTGGTGCTGAAGAGGTGGAGTCTAGTCCTTTTGTTGGTCAATGGAAAGGTAATGCCATCTCATTCATGCGGTCGAATGAGCATGGGAACCGTGAAGGAGGAAAATGGGACACCTCTGGTCTTGAAGGGTTGGCTCTGAAGTTAGTTGAAGGTGATCGAAATGCAAGGAATTGGTGGAGAAAG CTTGAAGTTGTACGTGATCTACTTGTTGGAAGTTTGCAAAGTGAGGACCGGTTGGATGCTCTCATAAATTCTGCCATTTATTTGAAG TGGATAAATACAGGCCAGATTCCTTGCTTTGAAGGTGGAGGTCATTATCGACCAAACCGACATGCTGAGATTTCCAGGGTTATATTTCGAGAACTGGAAAGAATTTCCTGTAAGAAAGATACTTCACCCCAG GAAGTACTTGTCATCCGCAAAATTCATCCATGTCTGCCATCTTTCAAAGCAGAGTTTACTGCATCTGTCCCCCTAACACGAATAAGAGACATTGCCCATCGGAATGATATCCCTCATGACCTCAAG CAAGAAATTAAGCATACAATTCAAAACAAGCTTCACCGTAATGCCGGCCCTGAAGATCTAGTTGCTACAGAAGCAATGCTTGCAAGAATAACCAAGAACCCTGGAGAATACAATGGAGCATTTGTAGAGCAGTTCAAGATATTCCATCATGAACTCAAGGACTTCTTCAATGCTGGAAG CCTTGCCGAACAACTTGAATCCCTCaaagactcatttgatgataaagGCCATTCAGCTCTTGCATTGTTTCTGGAGTGCAAAAAG AGTTTGGATACTTTAGAAGTGTCAAATAAAGGTTTGGGAAATATTGGCACTGATCTGTTGTTCAAGACCATGCAATCTTTGAGTGCCCTTAGAGAAATAATTGCGAAGGGTCTTGAAAGTGGCCTTAGAAATGATGCTCCTGATAATGCAGTGGCTATGCGTCAGAAg TGGCGCCTTTGTGAGATTGGACTTGAGGACTATTCGTTTATTCTTTTAAGCAG ATTCCTTAATGAGCTTGATGCTTTGGGAGGGGCACACTGGCTGGCAGAAAATGTGAAATCAAAGGATATAAGCTCTTGGAATGGTCCACTTGATGCCCTTATTGTCGGGATTCATCAGCTAAGTTTATCTGGTTGGAAGCCTGAAGAATGTGCTGCTATTGAGAATGAGCTCGTTGCATGGAAAGCAAGAGGTCTTTCTGAAAAGGAAG GAAGTGAAGATGGCAAAACAGTCTGGGCACTAAGGCTTAAAGCTACTCTTGATAGAGCCAGAAGGCTAACTGAAGAATATTCTGAAGCACTTCTTCAAATATTCCCCCAAAATGTCCag ATATTAGGAAAAGCTTTTGGGATCCCTGAGAACAGTGTAAGGACATATGCTGAAGCCGAGATTCGTGCTGG TGTAATATTTCAGGTCTCAAAACTGTGCACCCTACTTTTAAAAGCTGCTAGAAGTACCATTGGTTCTCAAGGTTGGGATGTTATTGTGCCAGGAGCTGCTGTGGGAACATTACTTCTG GTTGAGAGGATTGTCCCTGGGTCAATACCATCAACCGTGGAAGGACCAATTGTTCTTATGGTCAACAGAGCAGATGGAGATGAAGAG GTTACAGCTGCTGGGAGTAACATTGTGGGAGTTGTACTTCTGCAAGAACTTCCTCACTTATCTCATCTCGGTGTCAGAGCTCGACAA GAGAAGGTTGTGCTTGTGACATGTGAAGATGATGATAAAGTTGCCGATAtacaaaaacacaaggggaaatGTGTGAG GTTAGAAGCATCCTCATCAGGTGTTGATATATATCCTTCATCAGAAAATAGCAATGGCCATTTGTCAGTGGAGAATCTTTCAGGTGATGGTGCACCCAGGGTTGAAGCACATGGAAGTGATGGTCCTTCATGGTCTGCTACTAAAGCCAACTCCAATCAG GGGGTTTCCGCTGGAGGAGTTTTACTACTTGCTGATGCAGATGCAGAGATTTCAGGTGCAAAGGCTGCGGCTTGTGGTCGTTTAGCTTCTTTGGCTGCAGAATCTGAGAAAG TTTATAATGACGAAGGGGTACCAGCGTCCTTCAAAGTCCCTTTGGGGGCAGTTATACCGTTTGGCTCTATGGAATTGGCATTGGAACAAAGCAAATCCACCGAATTATTTAGGTCGTTACTAGATAAGGTGGAAACACAGAAGCTGGAAGGTGGGGAGCTTGAACAACTTTGTAGTCAGCTCCAGGAACTAATCTCTTCCCTACAGCCCTCGAAAGACATTATTGATAGCATAGGAAAAATATTTCCTGGAAATGCACGCCTAATTGTTCGTTCAAGTGCTAATGTTGAGGACTTGGCTGGAATGTCAGCTGCTGGATTATATGACTCAATTCCCAATGTTAGTGTTTCAAATCCAACAGTCTTTGCAAATGCTATTAGCAGAGTATGGGCTTCACTTTACACTCGGAGGGCAGTTTTGAGCCGTCGTGCTGCTGGTGTACCTCAGAAGGAAGCTACAATGGCAATTCTGGTGCAAGAAATGCTTTCACCAGACTTATCCTTTGTGCTTCATACAGTGAGCCCAACGGACCATGATCATAATTCTGTTGAGGCTGAAATAGCTTCTGGCCTTGGTGAAACTTTGGCTTCAGGCACTAGGGGCACGCCCTGGCGTTTATCGTCTGGGAAATTTGATGGGAGTGTGCGAACTCTGGCATTCGCGAATTTCAGTGAGGAGCTAGTGGGTGCAGTCCTTGCTGATGGGGAGGTTATCCATTTGACTGTAGACTACAGCAAGAAACCATTAACTGTTGATCCAATTTTCCGTCAACAGCTTGGTCAGCGCCTCAGTACAGTGGGATTCTTTCTTGAGAGGAAGTTTGGCTCCCCGCAGGATATAGAAGGATGTCTTGTTGGCAAAGATATCTATATAGTCCAGACACGACCACAACCTCTATAA
- the LOC137723646 gene encoding rho GDP-dissociation inhibitor 1-like has translation MSAAVGAISATKGATFNSQMAEEELVNSDKKNMAASVEKPSQLLPKGDDGHSDEVDLDEEGDEVAALESEKDQLVLGPQFSLKEQLEKDKDDESLRKWKEQLLGSVDLSAVGETKEPEVRVLSLTIVCRGRPDLVLPIPLTHKPKSSLFTLKEGCQYRIKFTFSVSKNIVSGLKYTNTVWKTGVRVDNSKRMLGTFSPQEEPYIYETAEDTVPASIFARGWYCVRTKFLDDDGKCYLDMSYYFEIQKNWPKST, from the exons ATGTCGGCAGCTGTGGGTGCTATTTCTGCAACCAAAGGTGCAACTTTCAATTCTCAAATGGCAGAAGAGGAGCTCGTTAACAGTGACAAGAAAAACATGGCTGCAAGTGTTGAAAAACCGAGCCAGCTGCTACCCAAAGGTGACGATGGTCATAGTGATGAGGTTGATCTAGATGAAGAGGGCGATGAGGTCGCCGCATTGGAATCGGAAAAGGATCAGTTGGTTCTTGGCCCTCAGTTTTCTCTCAAGGAGCAGCTTGAGAAAGATAAA GATGATGAGAGTTTGAGGAAATGGAAGGAGCAACTTCTTGGGAGTGTTGATCTCTCTGCTGTTGGAG AGACTAAAGAACCGGAAGTGAGGGTACTAAGTCTAACAATCGTCTGCCGGGGCCGGCCGGATCTTGTCCTGCCGATCCCGCTCACTCACAAACCCAAGAGCAGTCTGTTCACCCTCAAAGAAGGATGCCAGTACCGCATCAAATTCACATTCTCCGTCTCCAAAAACATCGTCTCAGGTCTCAAGTACACCAACACTGTGTGGAAGACTGGTGTTAGAG TGGACAATTCAAAGAGAATGCTTGGAACATTTAGCCCTCAAGAAGAACCTTATATATATGAGACTGCAGAAGATACTGTTCCTGCAAGCATATTTGCCAGGGGCTGGTATTGTGTGAGAACCAAA TTTTTGGATGATGATGGAAAGTGCTATTTGGACATGAGCTACTACTTTGAAATCCAGAAGAACTGGCCAAAATCCACTTGA
- the LOC137721778 gene encoding MACPF domain-containing protein At4g24290-like has translation MKMEGAPQKAIEVRALEALGQGFDLSSDFRLKFAKGLKGGDGRLVVLNEASKRDIVIPNAGGVVIPGVPQDISCDKGDRIRFKSDVLELNQMSELLNQKSSVQGKIPSGYLNAIFDLTGDWLQDAAETKSLSFDGFFISLYYLHLTASPLILHNKVQKSVPSRWDPAALSRFIRSYGTHIIIGMAVGGQDLVCVKQKYSSPVPTADVRRRLEDLGDFLFSGGSPSLLRGKTRDGRHKVPDVFDPILQTNTMQLTTFPETSSKDGLTMIFSKRGGDVFSNGHSNWLQSVLTEPEAISFKFVPITSLLTGIPGSGYLSHAINLYLRYKPAPEDLQHFLEFQVPRQWAPMFCEMPLSLQRKKATCPTLQFSLMGPKIYVNSTQVSTNQKPVVGLRLYLEGKRRNRLALHVQHLSSLPNTMDLSVANTSTRPSWWRGSDDSELSNQFLEPINWKRYSKICSSVVKHDPNWLKGDSDGVYIVTGAQLLSKGKWPKTVLHLRLHFSHVPNCGIRKTEWAAVPEASHKSSFLTNLSTTFTFTQRTVTDQQKQDPAALNSGVYPDGPPMLNHSSKLLKYVETAEVVRGPHDAPGHWLVTAAKLVKEGGKIGLHVKFALLDYW, from the exons atgaAGATGGAGGGTGCCCCCCAGAAGGCCATAGAGGTGAGGGCGTTGGAGGCACTTGGGCAGGGATTTGATTTGAGCAGCGATTTCAGGCTCAAGTTTGCGAAGGGGTTGAAGGGAGGTGATGGGAGGTTGGTGGTGCTGAACGAGGCTAGTAAGAGGGACATTGTGATTCCAAATGCTGGAGGAGTTGTCATTCCTGGAGTTCCTCAGGATATTAGTTGCGATAAAGGCGATCGAATTCGGTTCAAATCCGATGTTCTTGAATTAAATCAG ATGTCGGAGCTACTTAATCAGAAATCTTCTGTGCAAGGGAAAATTCCGTCAGGCTATCTTAATGCCATTTTCGATTTAACTGGAGACTGGCTTCAAGATGCTGCAGAAACCAAATCTCTTTCTTTCGATGGTTTCTTCATTTCATTATACTATCTGCACCTAACAGCATCTCCGTTAATATTGCATAACAAAGTACAGAAATCTGTTCCATCTCGTTGGGATCCAGCCGCATTATCTAG GTTCATCCGTTCATACGGGACACATATAATAATAGGAATGGCCGTTGGAGGTCAAGATTTAGTTTGTGTCAAGCAGAAATATTCCTCACCGGTTCCCACAGCCGATGTCAGAAGACGCCTGGAGGATCTTGGGGATTTCCTATTTTCAGGCGGAAGCCCTTCTTTACTACGGGGAAAAACAAGAGATGGACGACATAAA GTTCCAGATGTATTCGATCCTATTTTGCAGACAAACACTATGCAGTTAACCACTTTTCCCGAAACATCAAGCAAGGAT GGTCTTACTATGATTTTCTCAAAACGAGGAGGGGATGTGTTCTCGAATGGTCATTCCAATTGGCTCCAGTCAGTGCTTACTGAACCAGAAGCTATCAGCTTTAAGTTTGTACCTATTACTTCTCTTCTTACTGGGATTCCAGGAAGTGGCTATCTTAGTCATGCAATCAACTTGTATCTACGTT ACAAGCCTGCTCCAGAGGATTTACAACATTTCTTGGAGTTCCAAGTTCCTAGGCAATGGGCACCTATGTTCTGTGAGATGCCTCTATCGCTTCAACGTAAAAAGGCCACCTGTCCTACCTTGCAATTCAGTTTAATGGGTCCTAAGATCTATGTTAACTCTACACAG GTTTCAACCAATCAAAAGCCAGTTGTTGGCCTACGCCTGTACTTAGAAGGGAAAAGACGAAATCGGCTAGCCCTACATGTACAACATCTCTCGAGCCTTCCAAATACGATGGATCTTTCAGTGGCTAACACCAGCACAAGGCCAAGCTGGTGGCGGGGTTCTGATGACTCTGAGTTGAGCAACCAGTTCTTAGAGCCAATTAATTGGAAGAGATATTCGAAAATTTGTTCTTCTGTAGTCAAGCATGACCCCAACTGGTTGAAGGGAGATTCAGATGGCGTGTACATTGTAACTGGTGCACAGCTCCTTAGCAAAGGGAAATGGCCCAAGACAGTACTTCACCTTCGTCTGCATTTTTCCCACGTGCCCAATTGTGGAATCCGGAAGACTGAGTGGGCTGCGGTACCAGAGGCTTCTCACAAATCAAGTTTCCTTACGAATCTGAGTACAACGTTCACCTTCACTCAGCGGACAGTAACTGATCAGCAAAAACAGGATCCAGCTGCACTTAATTCGGGTGTATATCCAGACGGACCACCCATGCTAAATCACTCATCAAAGCTTCTTAAATACGTGGAAACAGCAGAGGTTGTCCGTGGCCCGCATGATGCTCCGGGGCATTGGTTAGTAACAGCTGCTAAACTAGTAAAAGAGGGAGGTAAAATTGGTTTACATGTAAAGTTTGCCTTGTTAGATTATTGGTGA